A window of the Tunturibacter empetritectus genome harbors these coding sequences:
- a CDS encoding M28 family peptidase, protein MNFLADDELHGRGSATRDEHIAALFVASQLQSLGLEPGGDNGTFLQKSALPDPLPARTQQRLAKFQDVPRKETWNAIAILLGTTAPNEVILLTAHLDHLGIGPANAAGDTNYNGADDDASGTTAVLALAHILATGPRPKRTIVFALFGSEELGGFGNRAFLAHPPVPLASIVANLEFEMIGRPDPVVPAGTLWLTGFDRSNLGPELAKHGAHLVNDPHPKENFFRRSDNYALAQQGIVAQTVSSYGLHKDYHQPSDEIRTIDFTHMTNAIASMVNPIRWLADTSWKPEWLPGHKPDANPTAPTP, encoded by the coding sequence ATGAACTTCCTGGCCGACGATGAGCTTCACGGCCGCGGCTCAGCCACACGCGATGAGCATATTGCCGCCCTCTTCGTGGCCTCTCAACTTCAGTCCCTCGGCCTTGAGCCCGGCGGAGACAACGGTACCTTTCTCCAGAAGTCAGCTCTCCCCGATCCCCTGCCCGCAAGAACTCAGCAGCGCCTCGCCAAGTTTCAGGACGTCCCCCGCAAAGAGACCTGGAACGCCATCGCCATCCTGCTCGGAACCACTGCACCCAATGAGGTCATCCTCCTCACCGCGCACCTCGATCACCTCGGCATCGGTCCCGCCAACGCCGCCGGCGACACCAACTACAACGGAGCCGACGACGACGCATCCGGCACCACCGCAGTCCTGGCACTGGCCCACATCCTCGCCACCGGCCCGCGACCCAAACGCACCATCGTCTTCGCACTCTTCGGCTCAGAAGAACTCGGCGGCTTCGGCAACCGTGCCTTCCTCGCCCACCCGCCCGTGCCATTGGCCAGCATCGTCGCCAACCTCGAGTTCGAGATGATCGGCCGCCCCGACCCGGTCGTCCCCGCCGGAACCCTCTGGCTCACCGGCTTCGATCGCTCCAACCTTGGCCCAGAACTGGCAAAGCACGGTGCCCACCTGGTCAACGACCCTCACCCCAAAGAAAACTTCTTCCGCCGCTCCGACAACTACGCGCTGGCTCAGCAAGGCATCGTCGCTCAAACCGTCTCGAGCTACGGCCTGCACAAGGACTACCATCAGCCCAGCGACGAGATCCGCACCATCGACTTCACCCACATGACCAACGCCATCGCCTCTATGGTCAACCCCATCCGCTGGCTGGCCGACACCTCGTGGAAGCCCGAGTGGCTCCCAGGCCATAAACCCGACGCCAACCCCACCGCCCCAACGCCGTAA
- a CDS encoding lactonase family protein, whose protein sequence is MERWGSLRRWAVAGAALMLPVFTGCTGFFPPVDNSGGGGTGAGGNQVYVVNQTTKSVSGFAVGTATLTAVSNSPVALGSQPFAEVVTPNDAFLYIAGQASLSLYLINANGSLSTPAAGAVQNLVTAASLAVSPDGQWLIALDSFTQQLDVYQINSSTGALSDVGSPAYSLHAGAGTWHPSMVKVSPDGTLIFAALGTGGDVVFTFDTATGTAVQSQSLANVDASTGDVGLAIDPKTAYLYIARSGTSGGVAVYTIGSGGVLNSVTGSPFAAGNGTMSVVLDSTGTYAYAANRTDGTISGYTIVAGTTPSALSLTPLSGSPYKSGTSVQSLGIDRTGKYLLAASVGGSPDLTMYSFDITTPGKLDAATSIATDADPAGAAAVALTH, encoded by the coding sequence ATGGAACGATGGGGAAGTTTGCGGCGTTGGGCTGTGGCGGGCGCTGCGCTGATGCTGCCTGTTTTCACCGGGTGTACGGGATTCTTTCCCCCGGTCGACAACTCTGGTGGTGGCGGGACCGGAGCGGGTGGGAACCAGGTATATGTGGTGAATCAGACGACGAAGTCTGTGAGTGGATTCGCAGTGGGGACTGCGACCTTGACTGCGGTGAGTAACTCGCCGGTCGCGCTTGGGTCGCAACCCTTTGCGGAGGTTGTAACTCCGAATGATGCGTTTCTTTACATCGCGGGACAAGCGTCGCTCAGCCTGTATCTGATCAACGCGAATGGATCTTTGAGCACTCCGGCAGCTGGCGCAGTGCAGAATCTTGTGACTGCGGCCTCGCTGGCGGTTTCGCCGGATGGGCAATGGCTGATTGCGCTGGATAGTTTTACGCAGCAATTGGATGTCTACCAGATCAACTCTTCGACGGGAGCGTTGAGTGACGTGGGGTCGCCTGCGTATTCGCTTCATGCTGGGGCGGGGACCTGGCACCCTTCGATGGTGAAGGTGTCGCCGGATGGGACGCTGATCTTTGCGGCACTTGGAACCGGCGGAGACGTCGTGTTTACGTTCGACACAGCTACTGGTACTGCGGTGCAGAGCCAGAGTCTGGCTAACGTAGATGCGAGCACAGGTGATGTTGGGCTGGCGATCGATCCCAAGACGGCTTATCTCTACATTGCGCGAAGTGGGACCAGCGGGGGAGTCGCCGTCTACACGATCGGGTCTGGAGGCGTGTTGAATTCGGTTACGGGGTCGCCATTTGCAGCGGGGAACGGAACCATGTCCGTCGTGCTGGATAGTACGGGCACTTACGCCTATGCGGCGAATCGTACTGATGGCACGATCTCTGGATACACGATTGTCGCTGGGACTACCCCTTCGGCTTTATCGTTGACTCCGCTGAGCGGATCGCCCTATAAGAGCGGGACGTCGGTGCAGTCGCTGGGGATTGATCGAACCGGAAAGTATCTGCTGGCGGCATCGGTGGGTGGGAGTCCGGATCTGACGATGTACAGCTTCGACATTACGACTCCGGGGAAGCTTGACGCGGCGACCAGTATCGCTACTGACGCTGATCCTGCAGGGGCGGCCGCGGTGGCGCTGACACACTAG